One region of Polaribacter pectinis genomic DNA includes:
- a CDS encoding NAD(P)H-dependent oxidoreductase has protein sequence MNTIQSLEWRYAVKKFDTEKTLSQEQINTLKEAFNLTATSYGLQPLKLLIIKNKDIQKELVAHSWNQPQVLEASHLLVICIPKEYTALEVEKYFELVKKIRNTPDAIIKPFKEFLTAEISSKKQEELLIWNKNQAYLALGNLLTVCALEKIDSCPMEGFIPEKYDEVLNLNNQNLTSVLVLPVGFRADDCYMKDLAKVRKNLTETVLEIS, from the coding sequence ATGAACACGATACAAAGTTTAGAATGGCGTTATGCTGTTAAAAAATTCGATACAGAAAAAACACTTTCACAAGAACAAATTAATACTTTAAAAGAAGCTTTTAATTTAACCGCCACTTCTTATGGCTTGCAACCTTTAAAGCTTTTAATTATAAAAAATAAAGATATTCAAAAAGAATTAGTGGCACATTCTTGGAATCAGCCACAAGTTCTAGAAGCATCTCACCTTTTGGTTATTTGTATTCCAAAAGAATATACAGCATTAGAAGTAGAAAAATACTTTGAGTTGGTTAAAAAAATCAGAAATACTCCAGATGCAATTATAAAGCCATTTAAAGAGTTTTTAACAGCAGAAATTTCCTCTAAAAAACAAGAAGAATTATTAATTTGGAATAAAAATCAAGCCTATTTAGCTTTAGGAAACTTACTTACAGTTTGCGCTTTAGAAAAAATAGATTCATGCCCAATGGAAGGTTTTATACCAGAAAAATATGATGAAGTATTAAACTTAAATAATCAAAATTTAACATCTGTTTTAGTATTACCAGTTGGTTTTAGAGCAGATGATTGTTATATGAAAGATTTAGCAAAAGTTAGGAAAAATCTAACAGAAACTGTCCTAGAAATCTCGTAA
- a CDS encoding aminopeptidase, whose translation MLKTRFYIAFFYSLISCLGFAQQNSINIKSTLNVDKDELLIQQEIVYYNTTDSIFNSIYLHNWPNSFRDRKTPLCKRFIEDFNKDLYFAKEEDLGFSKVKNLSVNYDKAAFKELKNQADILEIFLNTPLKPKESAKIHITYTVKVPDARFTGYGRTKKGYNLRFWYLTPAIYQNGWQLMSNLNVDDLYEKGTDFKIEINVPKEYIVESNLYQYETKKEQLNSYYLVGKNKTDIILGIHNEPQLKTFKTKNINVHTDVFSKEIDTKLSTDILNRELLFIEKYLGKYPHVNIYIDKATQRKNPIYGLNQLPSFLSPFSDVFEWDITMFKALTKRYIENTILLNKRKDYWLLDGIQNYLLIEYVETFYPEMKLLGKASNSWFLKRFNISKLEFNDKYPFIYRFTARKFLDQALTTSIDSLSNFNRKIVSKYKAGLGFRYLKGFVGDSILNESIKDFYQNNQLKIITSHKFNEIISSKTPKDLDWFFSDFINSNKKIDYTIDEIVSLNDSLEVTIKNKRNITTPVALYALKDKEIKLKKWVVNVDTTKTIKIKKGDFDKLVLNYENLYPEYNTLDNSKSLQKKIFNKPVKFTFFKDVAEPTYNQLFYQPNFDYNFYNGLILGVKLHNKPLIKRNLEFKLAPAYATKSGSVVGSFSVLYNQFFEKTKIYKIAYGVAGSTSDYAPNLSYKSFIPYVDIIFKRKSLRETSLESIRAKLVHIDKEVAVLANKTPQDNYSVFSLSYNYSKPDIIKELRYSFSTELAKNFSKAAVDVRFRTLTTSDTQLDFRFFAGAFLSNKSEGDYFSFGLDRSNDYLFQLNYFGRSESTGFFSQQFIITEGGFKSVLPTRFANQYMISFNSSIGIWRWVEAYNGVAFLKNRNEPIFFGYENGIRLNFVHNIFEVYFPFYSNNGWEVSQNAYPEKIRFTLTTDINSIYNFIRRGFL comes from the coding sequence TTGTTAAAGACTCGTTTTTACATCGCATTTTTCTATAGTTTAATTTCATGTTTAGGTTTTGCTCAACAAAATTCTATCAACATAAAATCGACCTTAAATGTAGATAAAGACGAGTTATTAATTCAGCAAGAAATTGTTTATTACAATACCACAGACAGTATTTTTAATAGTATTTATTTACACAATTGGCCCAATAGCTTTAGAGATAGAAAAACCCCACTTTGTAAAAGATTTATAGAAGACTTTAATAAAGATTTATACTTTGCTAAAGAAGAAGATTTAGGTTTTTCTAAAGTAAAAAACCTTTCTGTAAATTATGATAAAGCAGCATTTAAAGAGCTAAAAAACCAAGCAGATATTTTAGAGATATTTTTAAACACTCCTTTAAAACCAAAAGAAAGTGCAAAAATACACATTACCTATACTGTTAAAGTTCCAGATGCAAGATTTACAGGTTATGGTAGAACTAAAAAAGGTTACAACCTTCGTTTTTGGTACTTAACACCAGCCATTTATCAAAATGGATGGCAGTTAATGAGCAACTTGAATGTTGACGATTTGTATGAAAAAGGAACTGATTTTAAAATAGAAATTAATGTTCCTAAAGAATACATTGTAGAAAGCAATTTGTACCAATATGAAACTAAAAAAGAACAATTAAATAGTTACTATTTAGTAGGTAAAAATAAAACTGATATTATTTTAGGTATCCACAATGAACCTCAATTAAAGACATTTAAAACAAAAAACATTAATGTTCATACAGATGTTTTTTCTAAAGAAATAGACACTAAATTATCTACAGATATTTTAAACAGAGAACTTTTATTTATCGAGAAATATTTAGGTAAATACCCGCATGTAAATATTTATATAGACAAAGCTACACAGCGTAAAAACCCAATCTATGGTTTAAATCAATTACCAAGTTTTTTAAGTCCTTTTTCTGATGTTTTTGAATGGGACATAACCATGTTTAAAGCTCTCACAAAAAGATACATAGAAAATACCATTTTGCTTAACAAAAGAAAAGATTATTGGCTTTTAGATGGAATTCAAAATTATTTATTAATAGAATATGTAGAAACATTTTATCCAGAAATGAAACTTTTGGGTAAAGCTTCTAATTCTTGGTTTTTAAAAAGGTTTAATATTTCTAAATTAGAATTTAATGACAAATACCCTTTTATTTACAGGTTTACAGCTCGTAAATTTTTAGATCAAGCACTAACAACCTCTATAGATTCTTTATCTAATTTTAACAGAAAAATTGTTAGCAAATATAAAGCTGGATTAGGTTTTAGATATTTAAAAGGTTTTGTAGGAGATAGTATTTTAAATGAATCTATTAAAGATTTCTATCAGAATAATCAATTAAAAATTATCACTAGTCATAAATTTAATGAAATTATTTCTTCTAAAACGCCCAAAGATTTAGACTGGTTTTTTAGCGATTTTATAAACTCAAATAAAAAAATAGATTACACAATTGATGAAATTGTTTCCTTAAATGATAGTCTAGAAGTAACTATTAAAAATAAAAGAAACATAACCACACCTGTTGCACTTTATGCTCTAAAAGATAAAGAAATAAAATTAAAAAAATGGGTTGTTAATGTTGATACAACAAAAACTATAAAAATTAAAAAAGGTGATTTTGACAAACTGGTTTTAAACTATGAAAACCTATATCCTGAATACAATACATTAGATAATTCTAAAAGTCTTCAAAAAAAGATATTTAACAAACCTGTAAAATTTACTTTTTTTAAGGATGTTGCAGAACCTACTTATAATCAATTATTCTACCAACCAAATTTCGATTACAATTTTTATAACGGATTAATTTTGGGTGTAAAACTGCACAACAAGCCTTTAATAAAAAGAAATTTAGAATTTAAATTAGCTCCTGCCTACGCTACTAAAAGCGGTTCTGTTGTAGGTAGTTTTTCAGTATTGTACAATCAATTTTTCGAAAAAACAAAAATTTACAAAATTGCTTATGGGGTTGCAGGCAGCACATCCGACTATGCTCCTAATTTATCCTATAAATCTTTTATTCCGTATGTAGATATTATTTTTAAAAGAAAATCTTTAAGAGAAACAAGTTTAGAATCTATAAGAGCTAAATTGGTTCATATAGATAAAGAAGTTGCTGTTTTAGCGAATAAAACACCACAAGATAATTACAGTGTTTTTAGCTTGAGCTATAATTACAGTAAACCAGATATTATTAAAGAATTAAGATACAGTTTTAGTACAGAGTTGGCAAAAAACTTTTCTAAAGCAGCAGTAGATGTTCGGTTTAGAACATTAACAACTTCAGACACACAATTAGATTTTAGATTTTTTGCAGGTGCTTTTTTGAGCAATAAATCAGAAGGAGATTATTTTAGCTTTGGTTTAGACAGAAGTAACGACTATTTGTTTCAACTAAATTATTTTGGGAGGTCAGAATCTACAGGTTTTTTTAGCCAGCAATTTATTATTACTGAGGGTGGTTTTAAGTCTGTTTTACCTACAAGGTTTGCAAATCAATACATGATTTCTTTCAATTCTAGTATCGGAATTTGGCGCTGGGTAGAAGCCTATAATGGTGTTGCTTTCTTAAAAAACAGAAATGAACCAATATTTTTCGGTTATGAAAACGGAATTCGTTTAAACTTTGTCCATAATATTTTTGAAGTATATTTTCCTTTCTACTCTAATAATGGTTGGGAAGTTTCACAAAATGCATATCCAGAAAAAATAAGGTTTACACTTACCACGGATATTAACTCTATTTACAATTTTATTAGACGCGGTTTTTTATAA
- a CDS encoding aminoacyl-histidine dipeptidase: MNSEIRNLAPKEVWNMFADLNAVPRPSKKEERVIQFMVDFGKNLNLETFVDKVGNVIIKKPATKGFENRKTVVLQSHLDMVHQKNADTIFDFDKEGIKMKVEGDWVKAKGTTLGADNGLGVAAIMAVLASTEIEHPNLEALFTIDEETGMTGAMGLEGGILKGDILLNLDTEEDDEIGMGCAGGVDVIAKRTYAEEETPKNTSAFAISVKGLNGGHSGMDIIKGLGNANKIMNRILFDGFTNFGLRISEINGGSLRNAIPRESFAIITVDNISKEAFHFETTTLINNIKQEFLTIEPNLKVDIEAISSPKSVMDLGVQEGLLKSIYAALNGVYRMSPDIADLVETSNNIARVIVKDGAIKIGCLTRSSSETNKLDLANSLKSAFELSGFDVGFSGEYPGWQPNVNSEILDVVANLYEKLHGEKANVAACHAGLECGILGQNYPEMDMVSFGPTIRGAHSPDERANIPSTQKFWKFLIEILKNTPEK, translated from the coding sequence ATGAATTCAGAAATAAGAAATTTAGCACCAAAAGAAGTTTGGAACATGTTTGCAGATTTAAATGCAGTTCCTCGTCCTTCAAAAAAAGAAGAGCGTGTTATACAATTTATGGTTGATTTTGGTAAAAACCTAAATTTAGAGACTTTTGTAGATAAAGTTGGCAATGTTATCATAAAAAAACCAGCTACCAAAGGTTTTGAAAACAGAAAAACAGTTGTTTTGCAGAGTCATTTAGATATGGTTCATCAAAAAAATGCTGATACTATTTTCGATTTCGACAAAGAGGGAATTAAGATGAAAGTAGAAGGAGATTGGGTAAAAGCTAAAGGAACTACTTTGGGTGCAGATAATGGTTTAGGTGTTGCTGCAATTATGGCAGTTTTGGCTTCTACAGAAATTGAGCACCCTAATTTAGAAGCTTTGTTTACAATTGATGAAGAAACAGGAATGACTGGTGCAATGGGTTTAGAAGGAGGCATTTTAAAAGGTGATATTCTTTTAAATTTAGATACTGAAGAAGATGATGAAATTGGAATGGGTTGTGCTGGTGGAGTTGATGTTATAGCTAAAAGAACTTATGCAGAAGAAGAAACCCCAAAAAATACATCGGCCTTTGCTATTTCTGTAAAAGGTTTAAATGGTGGACATTCAGGAATGGATATTATTAAAGGTTTAGGAAATGCCAATAAAATAATGAACCGTATTTTGTTTGATGGCTTCACAAATTTTGGTTTAAGAATTTCTGAAATAAACGGAGGTAGTTTGCGAAATGCAATTCCTCGTGAAAGCTTTGCCATTATTACTGTTGACAACATTTCTAAAGAAGCTTTTCATTTTGAAACAACTACACTTATTAACAATATAAAACAAGAGTTTTTAACAATAGAACCTAATTTAAAAGTTGATATTGAAGCTATTTCTTCTCCAAAATCCGTAATGGATTTAGGGGTACAAGAAGGATTACTTAAATCTATTTATGCAGCGCTTAATGGTGTGTATAGAATGAGTCCAGATATTGCAGATTTAGTAGAAACCTCTAATAATATTGCTAGAGTAATTGTTAAAGATGGGGCAATTAAAATAGGTTGTTTAACGCGTTCTTCTTCGGAAACAAATAAATTAGATTTGGCAAATTCTTTAAAATCTGCTTTTGAATTGTCTGGTTTCGATGTCGGTTTTTCTGGAGAATATCCAGGTTGGCAACCAAATGTAAATTCAGAAATACTAGATGTAGTTGCTAATTTATATGAAAAACTACATGGAGAAAAAGCAAATGTTGCTGCTTGTCATGCAGGTTTAGAATGCGGAATTTTAGGTCAAAATTACCCCGAAATGGATATGGTTTCTTTTGGACCTACCATTAGAGGTGCACATTCGCCAGATGAGCGTGCAAATATTCCATCTACCCAAAAATTTTGGAAATTTCTAATTGAAATATTAAAAAATACTCCAGAAAAATAA
- a CDS encoding zinc-dependent metalloprotease, producing MKKLLLLTLLLVLVLPLENQAQRKKSKNKSDQSISKDTKNKTPKYSDFVKDDTKTYEGLFKVHENKDSFLYEIPKSFFGKEMLLVTRIKDIPAGLGGGYVNAGSKINTQVIVWEQFKNRILLKVKSYNAVANDSLPIYKSVRANNLEPIIYAFDIKSQNADSTAVLVDVTKLFSTDVKAITGLPSFFRKNYKVRRLDASRSFINSIKSYPKNIEVVQDFTFEADAPPSNRSTNTITIRINQSMILLPENPMMPRIYDERVGYFSLGNVDYSSEALKADDKRYIRRWRLEPKDEAAYNRGELVEPKKPIIYYLDPATPKKLRKYIKQGVDDWQKVFETAGFKNAIMAKMPPTKEEDPEFSMEDVRYSSIRYVASTTRNAMGPSVSDPRSGEILESDIIWYHNHLRSYRNRYLLETGAANPSARTLDTPDDEIGDMMRMVIAHEVGHALGLPHNMAASFAYPTDSLRSGSFTQKNGIAATIMDYARYNYVAQPGDKNIRFIRQLGPYDHYSINWGYRKIQNVNKPEDEVITLNKWISEKADNPIYRFGGQRFDPSAQTEGIGNDQVKSSSYGIKNLKIVAKNLPNWTSNQTNNYDDLDELYGELLSVWGRYIGHVAGNIGGVYEFNKKPEQSGDVYVPVSKIKQKESLNWMLKNVFETQDWLLDKNILNKIDETGYTSKLGRYQDRGLSMLLNYRTLNRMIETEVIKDEFYSASDMVRDLRRGIFSETNSTKNVDIQRRNLQKSFIEKMSILMNDDLAKNTDISSIVRGELETLKYQLNTASKRAVNRITKYHYKDALVLVNNILNPKN from the coding sequence ATGAAAAAACTACTTTTATTAACACTGCTATTAGTTTTAGTATTACCTCTAGAAAACCAAGCCCAAAGGAAAAAATCTAAAAACAAATCAGATCAAAGCATTTCAAAAGATACCAAAAATAAAACTCCAAAATATTCCGATTTTGTAAAAGACGATACAAAAACTTACGAAGGACTTTTTAAAGTTCATGAAAACAAAGATTCATTCTTATATGAAATACCAAAATCTTTTTTTGGAAAAGAAATGTTATTGGTTACAAGAATCAAAGACATTCCTGCTGGATTAGGAGGAGGTTATGTAAATGCTGGTTCAAAAATTAATACACAAGTTATTGTTTGGGAACAGTTTAAAAATAGAATCTTACTAAAAGTAAAATCTTATAATGCAGTTGCAAACGACTCTTTACCAATCTACAAGTCTGTAAGAGCAAATAACTTAGAACCAATTATTTATGCTTTCGATATAAAATCTCAAAATGCAGATTCTACAGCTGTTTTAGTTGATGTTACAAAACTCTTCTCTACAGATGTAAAAGCTATTACAGGTTTGCCATCTTTCTTTAGAAAAAACTATAAAGTAAGAAGATTAGATGCTTCTAGAAGTTTTATAAATAGCATTAAAAGTTATCCAAAAAACATAGAAGTTGTTCAAGATTTTACTTTTGAAGCAGATGCACCACCAAGTAATAGAAGTACAAATACCATTACAATACGTATCAATCAATCTATGATTTTGTTACCAGAAAATCCAATGATGCCAAGGATTTATGATGAAAGAGTTGGGTATTTTTCTTTAGGTAATGTAGATTATAGTTCAGAAGCATTAAAAGCAGATGACAAAAGATATATTAGACGTTGGAGATTGGAACCAAAAGATGAAGCCGCTTATAACAGAGGTGAATTAGTAGAACCCAAAAAGCCTATTATTTATTATCTAGATCCTGCTACTCCTAAAAAATTGAGAAAATACATTAAGCAAGGTGTAGATGATTGGCAAAAAGTTTTTGAAACGGCAGGTTTTAAAAATGCAATAATGGCAAAAATGCCTCCAACTAAAGAAGAAGATCCAGAATTTAGCATGGAAGACGTACGTTATTCTTCTATTAGATATGTTGCAAGTACCACAAGAAATGCAATGGGACCAAGTGTTTCTGACCCAAGATCTGGAGAAATTTTAGAAAGTGATATTATTTGGTACCACAATCATTTAAGATCCTACAGAAACAGATATTTATTAGAAACTGGTGCTGCAAATCCTTCTGCCAGAACTTTAGACACTCCAGATGATGAAATTGGAGATATGATGAGAATGGTAATTGCTCATGAAGTTGGACATGCTTTAGGTTTGCCACATAATATGGCTGCAAGTTTTGCATACCCTACAGATTCGCTACGTTCTGGAAGTTTTACTCAAAAGAATGGTATTGCTGCTACAATTATGGATTATGCCAGATATAATTATGTAGCACAACCTGGAGACAAAAATATTCGTTTTATTAGACAATTAGGTCCTTATGATCATTATTCAATTAATTGGGGTTACAGAAAAATACAAAATGTAAACAAACCTGAAGATGAAGTTATAACTTTAAATAAATGGATTTCAGAGAAGGCAGACAATCCTATTTATAGATTTGGCGGACAACGTTTTGATCCTTCTGCTCAAACTGAAGGAATTGGAAATGACCAAGTAAAATCTAGTTCTTACGGAATTAAAAACTTAAAAATTGTTGCCAAAAATTTACCAAACTGGACCTCTAATCAAACTAACAATTACGATGATTTAGATGAGTTATATGGTGAGCTATTAAGTGTTTGGGGTAGATACATAGGGCATGTGGCTGGAAATATTGGTGGTGTTTACGAATTCAACAAAAAGCCCGAACAATCTGGAGATGTATATGTTCCTGTATCTAAAATAAAACAAAAAGAATCTTTAAACTGGATGCTAAAAAACGTTTTTGAAACTCAAGATTGGTTACTAGATAAAAACATTTTAAATAAAATTGATGAAACAGGTTATACAAGTAAGTTAGGTCGTTATCAAGATAGAGGTCTTTCTATGTTGTTAAACTATCGAACGCTTAACAGAATGATTGAAACCGAAGTAATTAAAGATGAATTTTATAGTGCTTCAGATATGGTTCGCGATTTACGAAGAGGAATTTTTTCTGAAACCAATTCAACAAAAAATGTAGATATACAAAGAAGAAACCTTCAAAAATCATTTATTGAAAAAATGAGTATTTTAATGAATGATGATCTTGCAAAAAACACAGATATTTCATCTATTGTAAGAGGAGAATTAGAGACTTTAAAATATCAATTAAATACTGCAAGCAAAAGAGCTGTAAACAGAATTACAAAATATCATTACAAAGACGCTTTAGTGTTAGTTAACAACATTTTAAACCCTAAAAATTAA
- a CDS encoding alpha-ketoacid dehydrogenase subunit alpha/beta → MSQKTLINDSKKELSFKDFKAEVLNDYKIAKISRECSLLGRREVLTGKAKFGIFGDGKEVPQLAMAKAFKKGDFRSGYYRDQTFMMAIGELSAQQFFAGLYAHTNIELEPMSAGRQMGGHFATHSLNDDGSWKNLTEQYNSSADISPTAGQMPRLLGLAQASKIYRNEKSVQHKSNFSIKGNEVAWGTIGNASTSEGLFFETINAAGVLQVPMVMNVWDDEYGISVHAKHQTTKESISEILKGFQRDNEKNGYEIFVVNGWDYVQLIDTYNKASKIAREEHVPVLIHVKELTQPQGHSTSGSHERYKGKDRLVWEKDHDCITKMRKWILDFELENENGETLRFVDSEEEIILLEKEAKKIVTTAKRNAWNAYTNEIKAELTVAVKLLERVAANSKNGAFITKYKSDLEKIVEPIRKDILIATRKALRYLKDESFAEKIELQNFIKSTINDAANKYSSYLLSESSLSAINVFEEKPVYAQEKNLVDARIIMRDNFDAILKKHSDVLIFGEDAGYIGDVNQGLEGLQEKYGDIRISDTGIREATIIGQGIGLAMRGLRPIAEIQYLDYLLYALQIMSDDLATLHYRTCGKQKAPLIVRTRGHRLEGIWHAGSPMGGIINNVRGMHVLVPRNMTKAAGFYNTLLEGDEPAIVIECLNGYRLKEELPINLGQFKTPIGIVETVKEGTDLTVVSYGSTLRIVEETAKDLLQVGIDIEIIDAQSLLPFDLNSDCVKSLAKTNKLLVIDEDVPGGASAYILQEILEKQNGYEYLDSKPATLTAKAHRPAYGTDGDYFSKPSAEDIFEKIYDIMHEFNPTKYRSLY, encoded by the coding sequence ATGTCGCAAAAAACACTTATCAATGATTCCAAAAAAGAGCTTTCATTTAAAGATTTTAAAGCGGAAGTTTTAAACGACTACAAAATTGCTAAAATTAGTAGAGAATGTAGTTTATTAGGAAGAAGAGAAGTTCTTACTGGGAAAGCAAAGTTTGGTATTTTTGGTGATGGTAAAGAAGTGCCACAATTAGCCATGGCAAAAGCCTTTAAAAAAGGAGATTTTAGATCTGGTTATTATAGAGATCAAACTTTTATGATGGCAATTGGTGAGTTAAGTGCTCAACAATTTTTTGCTGGTTTATATGCACATACAAATATAGAATTAGAGCCAATGTCTGCTGGAAGACAAATGGGTGGTCATTTTGCAACTCATAGTTTAAATGATGATGGAAGCTGGAAAAACCTAACAGAACAGTACAATTCTAGTGCAGATATTTCTCCAACTGCTGGTCAAATGCCTCGTTTATTAGGTTTAGCTCAAGCCTCAAAAATATATAGAAACGAAAAAAGTGTTCAGCATAAATCTAATTTCTCAATTAAAGGAAATGAGGTAGCTTGGGGAACAATTGGTAATGCAAGCACAAGTGAAGGTTTGTTTTTTGAAACCATAAATGCTGCAGGAGTTTTACAAGTACCAATGGTAATGAATGTTTGGGATGATGAATATGGAATTTCCGTTCACGCTAAACATCAAACCACTAAAGAAAGTATTTCAGAAATTTTAAAAGGATTTCAACGAGATAATGAAAAAAATGGATATGAAATTTTTGTTGTTAATGGTTGGGATTATGTACAATTAATAGATACTTACAACAAAGCATCAAAAATAGCTAGAGAAGAGCATGTTCCTGTTTTAATTCATGTAAAAGAATTAACACAACCTCAAGGTCATTCTACTTCTGGCTCGCATGAGAGATATAAAGGTAAAGATAGATTGGTATGGGAAAAAGACCATGATTGTATTACCAAAATGAGAAAATGGATTTTAGATTTTGAATTGGAAAACGAAAACGGAGAAACATTACGTTTTGTAGATTCTGAAGAAGAAATTATTTTATTAGAAAAAGAGGCAAAGAAAATTGTAACTACAGCTAAAAGAAATGCTTGGAATGCTTACACTAATGAAATAAAAGCTGAACTTACAGTAGCTGTAAAATTATTAGAAAGAGTTGCTGCCAATAGTAAAAATGGAGCATTTATTACAAAATATAAAAGTGATTTAGAAAAAATTGTAGAACCAATTAGAAAAGATATTTTAATTGCAACAAGAAAAGCTTTACGTTATTTAAAAGACGAAAGTTTTGCAGAAAAAATTGAACTTCAAAATTTCATAAAATCAACAATTAATGATGCTGCCAACAAATACTCTTCTTATTTATTAAGTGAAAGTAGCTTAAGCGCAATAAATGTTTTTGAAGAAAAGCCAGTTTACGCTCAAGAAAAAAATTTAGTTGATGCTAGAATTATCATGAGAGATAATTTCGATGCAATCTTAAAAAAGCACTCAGATGTGCTAATTTTTGGTGAAGATGCTGGTTATATTGGAGATGTGAACCAAGGTTTAGAAGGATTACAAGAAAAATATGGAGACATTAGAATTTCTGACACCGGAATTAGAGAAGCAACTATAATAGGACAAGGTATTGGTTTAGCAATGCGTGGTTTAAGACCTATTGCAGAAATACAATATTTAGATTACTTGTTGTATGCGCTTCAAATTATGAGTGATGATTTAGCAACACTTCATTACAGAACTTGCGGAAAACAAAAAGCTCCATTAATTGTTAGAACTAGAGGACACAGATTAGAAGGAATTTGGCATGCAGGTTCTCCAATGGGTGGAATTATAAATAACGTACGTGGAATGCACGTTTTAGTTCCAAGAAACATGACCAAAGCTGCAGGTTTTTATAATACTTTATTAGAAGGAGATGAACCAGCTATTGTTATAGAATGCTTAAATGGTTATAGATTAAAAGAAGAGTTACCTATAAATTTAGGTCAGTTTAAAACACCAATTGGTATTGTAGAGACAGTAAAAGAAGGAACAGATTTAACTGTAGTTTCTTATGGTTCTACCTTAAGAATTGTAGAAGAAACAGCCAAAGATTTATTACAAGTTGGTATAGATATAGAAATTATAGATGCACAAAGCTTATTGCCTTTCGATTTAAATAGCGATTGTGTAAAAAGTTTAGCAAAAACAAATAAATTACTGGTTATAGATGAAGATGTTCCAGGAGGAGCGTCTGCATATATTTTACAAGAAATTTTAGAAAAACAAAACGGATATGAATATTTAGATAGCAAACCAGCTACCTTAACAGCCAAAGCACACAGACCTGCTTATGGTACAGATGGAGATTATTTCTCTAAACCTTCTGCGGAAGATATTTTTGAAAAAATTTATGATATAATGCATGAATTTAATCCAACAAAATACAGAAGCCTTTACTAA
- a CDS encoding DUF2851 family protein, with product MKSKKAMNEDFLHYVWKYKLFSKGDLKTTSNEVLTILKSGIHNKNSGPDFLNSELKIDDQVWIGNVEIHTKSSDWYLHNHEIDTNYDAVILHVVWEDDATIYMKNNKALPTLILKNLVDKAVFTNYQQLFSKEQRWIPCQSEIANVDRFVFDNWKERLFFDRLERKSNVIKKSLKVENDNYEAVLFQLLAKNFGLKVNGESFLRLAKSVDFSIIRKCSFNEKQLSALLFGQAGFFEVEFEEEYHQELKEEYKYLKHKYNLKPIANSEFSFFRMRPNNFPTIRIAQLIALFVKHQNLFSKLMIVKNLEGFYKLFSVDVYPFWKTHYSFEKESKSSAKKLTKSFVDLLIINTIIPLKFLYKKSREVVYEDEFLDLLRNIKSEKNSIISKFSELKIISKNAFDTQALLELKNNYCAPKRCLECAIGKTILKRK from the coding sequence TTGAAATCAAAAAAAGCTATGAATGAAGATTTTCTGCATTATGTATGGAAATACAAATTGTTTTCTAAAGGAGATTTAAAAACAACTAGTAATGAGGTTTTAACTATTCTAAAATCAGGTATTCACAATAAAAATTCGGGGCCAGATTTTTTGAATTCAGAATTAAAAATTGATGATCAAGTTTGGATTGGAAATGTGGAAATTCATACAAAATCTTCTGATTGGTATTTGCACAACCATGAAATTGACACAAATTACGATGCAGTAATTTTACATGTTGTTTGGGAAGATGATGCAACTATTTACATGAAAAATAACAAAGCATTACCAACTTTAATTTTAAAAAATTTGGTAGACAAAGCTGTATTTACAAATTATCAACAATTATTTTCTAAAGAACAACGTTGGATTCCTTGCCAATCGGAAATAGCAAACGTAGATCGTTTTGTATTTGATAATTGGAAAGAGCGATTGTTTTTTGATCGGTTAGAAAGGAAATCTAATGTAATAAAAAAGAGTTTAAAAGTTGAAAATGATAATTATGAAGCAGTTTTATTTCAGTTATTAGCAAAGAATTTTGGATTAAAAGTAAATGGAGAATCTTTTTTAAGGTTGGCAAAATCTGTTGATTTTTCTATAATTAGAAAATGTAGTTTTAATGAGAAACAACTTTCTGCACTGTTGTTTGGGCAAGCAGGTTTTTTTGAAGTGGAATTTGAAGAAGAATATCATCAAGAATTAAAAGAAGAATATAAGTATTTAAAGCATAAATATAACTTGAAGCCTATTGCGAATTCTGAATTTTCTTTCTTTAGAATGCGACCAAATAATTTTCCTACAATAAGAATTGCGCAACTTATTGCTTTGTTTGTTAAACATCAAAATTTATTTTCTAAACTAATGATTGTTAAAAACCTAGAAGGTTTTTATAAGCTATTTTCTGTTGATGTTTATCCATTTTGGAAAACACATTATAGTTTTGAAAAAGAGTCTAAATCTTCAGCTAAAAAATTAACAAAATCGTTTGTAGATTTATTAATTATAAATACAATAATTCCCTTGAAATTTTTATATAAGAAGAGTAGGGAAGTAGTATATGAAGATGAATTTTTAGACTTGTTAAGAAATATTAAGTCAGAGAAAAATAGCATTATTTCTAAATTTTCTGAACTTAAAATAATATCTAAAAATGCTTTTGATACGCAGGCTTTATTGGAACTTAAAAACAACTATTGCGCACCAAAACGTTGTTTAGAGTGCGCAATAGGAAAAACTATTTTAAAAAGAAAATAG